In Salvelinus fontinalis isolate EN_2023a unplaced genomic scaffold, ASM2944872v1 scaffold_0113, whole genome shotgun sequence, a single window of DNA contains:
- the LOC129843318 gene encoding uncharacterized protein LOC129843318 yields MFPKSCPPLYQCFPDPKYCPPLYQCFPDPKSCPPLYQCFPDPKSCPPLYQCFPDPKSCPPLYQCFPCPVPPFTNVSQVLSPPFTNVSHVLSPPLPMFPMSCPPLYQCFPCPVPPFTNVSHVLSPPLPMFPMSCPPLYQCFPSPVPPFTNVSQVLSPPLPMFPMSCPPLYQCFPCPVPPFTNVSHVLSPPLPMFPMSCPPLYQCFPCPVPPFTNVSQTPSPVPPFTNVSQTPSPVPPFTNVSQTPSPVPPITNVSQVLSPPLPMFPMSCPPLYQCFPCPVPPFTNVSQVLSPPLPMFPMSCPPLYQCFPCPVPPFTNVSHVLSPPLPMFPMSCPPLYQCFPCPVPPFTNVSQVLSPPLPMFPMSCPPLYQCFPCPVPPFTNVSHVLSPPLPMFPMSCPPLYQCFPCPVPPFTNVSQTPSPVPPFTNVSQTPSPVPPFTNVSQTPSPVPPFTNVSQTPSPVPPFTNVSQTPSPVPPITNVSQVLSPPLPMFPRPQVLSPPLPMFPKSCPPLYQCFPDPKSCPPHYQCFPNPKSCPPPLPMFPRPQVQSTI; encoded by the exons ATGTTTCCCAAGTCCTGTCCCCCCCTTTACCAATGTTTCCCAGACCCCAAGTACTGTCCCCCCCTTTACCAATGTTTCCCAGACCCCAAGTCCTGTCCCCCCCTTTACCAATGTTTCCCAGACCCCAAGTCCTGTCCCCCCCTTTACCAATGTTTCCCAGACCCCAAGTCCTGTCCCCCCCTTTACCAATGTTTCCCATGTCCTGTCCCCCCCTTTACCAATGTTTCCCAAGTCCTGTCCCCCCCCTTTACCAATGTTTCCCATGTCCTGTCCCCCCCTTTACCAATGTTTCCCATGTCCTGTCCCCCCCTTTACCAATGTTTCCCATGTCCTGTCCCCCCCTTTACCAATGTTTCCCATGTCCTGTCCCCCCCTTTACCAATGTTTCCCATGTCCTGTCCCCCCCTTTACCAATGTTTCCCAAGTCCTGTCCCCCCCTTTACCAATGTTTCCCAAGTCCTGTCCCCCCCTTTACCAATGTTTCCCATGTCCTGTCCCCCCCTTTACCAATGTTTCCCATGTCCTGTCCCCCCCTTTACCAATGTTTCCCATGTCCTGTCCCCCCCTTTACCAATGTTTCCCATGTCCTGTCCCCCCCTTTACCAATGTTTCCCATGTCCTGTCCCCCCCTTTACCAATGTTTCCCAGACCCCAAGTCCTGTCCCCCCCTTTACCAATGTTTCCCAGACCCCAAGTCCTGTCCCCCCCTTTACCAATGTTTCCCAGACCCCAAGTCCTGTCCCCCCCATTACCAATGTTTCCCAAGTCCTGTCCCCCCCTTTACCAATGTTTCCCATGTCCTGTCCCCCCCTTTACCAATGTTTCCCATGTCCTGTCCCCCCCTTTACCAATGTTTCCCAAGTCCTGTCCCCCCCTTTACCAATGTTTCCCATGTCCTGTCCCCCCCTTTACCAATGTTTCCCATGTCCTGTCCCCCCCTTTACCAATGTTTCCCATGTCCTGTCCCCCCCTTTACCAATGTTTCCCATGTCCTGTCCCCCCCTTTACCAATGTTTCCCATGTCCTGTCCCCCCCTTTACCAATGTTTCCCAAGTCCTGTCCCCCCCTTTACCAATGTTTCCCATGTCCTGTCCCCCCCTTTACCAATGTTTCCCATGTCCTGTCCCCCCCTTTACCAATGTTTCCCATGTCCTGTCCCCCCCTTTACCAATGTTTCCCATGTCCTGTCCCCCCCTTTACCAATGTTTCCCATGTCCTGTCCCCCCCTTTACCAATGTTTCCCAGACCCCAAGTCCTGTCCCCCCCTTTACCAATGTTTCCCAGACCCCAAGTCCTGTCCCCCCCTTTACCAATGTTTCCCAGACCCCAAGTCCTGTCCCCCCCTTTACCAATGTTTCCCAGACCCCAAGTCCTGTCCCCCCCTTTACCAATGTTTCCCAGACCCCAAGTCCTGTCCCCCCCATTACCAATGTTTCCCAAGTCCTGTCCCCCCCTTTACCAATGTTTCCCAGACCCCAAGTCCTGTCCCCCCCATTACCAATGTTTCCCAAGTCCTGTCCCCCCCTTTACCAATGTTTCCCAGACCCCAAGTCCTGTCCCCCCCATTACCAATGTTTCCCAA ACCCCAAGTCCTGTCCCCCCCCTTTACCAATGTTTCCCAGACCCCAAGTTCAGTCCACCATTTAG